In Aquiflexum balticum DSM 16537, a single genomic region encodes these proteins:
- a CDS encoding S8 family peptidase: MRKSKLSLLIVVVSLLFAGCDSNLMQVEPTNEVTLDEKSSISQFELMEFQEMTDFSNLRQGDFTGRFLIISSGQNLPNNLESSIKSAGGEIVKTFPQIGVAVAVGHSADFLANARRIGGLEAVTPDIILQYTTEPENMGADLVAETSNAGANAIGTPFNYQDAFFDGFQWAPASINGPAAWDGGFTGEGVRVAVIDGGFHSVHQDLAPNLDIPSSFSTVPGFNFNEDTGTFWHGTHVAGIVAAAGLGVVGIAPEATIIGVKSLHNGSGAFEWILEGILRAATPQSEGGAGAQIINMSLGATIDYRNNWQDKEFRDLFRDLQKTYDRATRYANQNGVTVIASAGNGATNYDVSKELYKIPAQNQHVLSISSTGPTGWLLGNTNFSQPSYFTDHGKSLIDFAGPGGSAGLLVIDGFGGNCTLNGTFVSLTRPCWAFDMVFSTIRGTTNGSYGWAQGTSMSAPAAAGVAALIIQANGGQATPAQVRSRMLQSASDLGTPGQDEFYGFGYINAARAAGLNE; the protein is encoded by the coding sequence ATGAGAAAATCAAAGTTATCACTTCTAATTGTGGTCGTGAGTTTACTGTTTGCAGGATGCGACAGTAATTTAATGCAAGTGGAACCGACCAATGAAGTTACATTGGACGAAAAATCAAGTATCAGTCAGTTTGAATTGATGGAATTTCAAGAAATGACTGACTTTTCAAATCTGAGGCAAGGAGATTTCACCGGAAGGTTTTTGATCATCAGTAGTGGTCAGAATTTGCCTAATAATCTGGAAAGCAGCATTAAGAGCGCTGGTGGTGAAATTGTGAAAACATTTCCCCAAATCGGTGTAGCTGTGGCTGTTGGACATTCAGCTGATTTCCTGGCCAACGCTAGACGCATCGGAGGATTAGAGGCGGTTACCCCGGATATTATTCTTCAATACACAACTGAACCTGAGAACATGGGTGCAGATTTAGTGGCAGAAACTTCCAACGCCGGAGCAAACGCCATAGGAACGCCGTTTAATTATCAAGACGCTTTCTTTGATGGTTTTCAGTGGGCTCCAGCCTCTATCAATGGTCCTGCGGCATGGGATGGAGGATTTACCGGTGAAGGAGTTAGAGTAGCCGTAATTGATGGCGGTTTTCATTCAGTTCATCAGGATCTGGCTCCAAATTTGGACATTCCAAGCTCTTTTTCAACTGTACCTGGATTCAATTTTAATGAAGACACAGGTACTTTCTGGCATGGAACACATGTGGCAGGTATTGTTGCTGCTGCCGGTTTAGGGGTAGTTGGAATTGCTCCTGAGGCCACTATTATTGGGGTGAAATCACTTCATAACGGCTCGGGTGCATTTGAGTGGATCTTAGAAGGAATTCTTCGTGCTGCAACTCCTCAATCAGAAGGTGGGGCCGGTGCTCAGATAATCAATATGAGTTTGGGAGCAACCATTGATTACAGGAATAACTGGCAGGACAAAGAATTCCGCGATCTGTTCAGAGACCTACAGAAAACTTATGACAGAGCAACCCGATATGCCAATCAAAATGGTGTGACGGTAATTGCTTCAGCCGGAAATGGTGCAACCAATTACGATGTTTCAAAAGAATTGTATAAAATTCCTGCTCAAAATCAGCATGTATTGTCCATAAGTTCTACCGGTCCAACAGGCTGGTTACTTGGAAACACCAATTTTTCACAGCCGTCATATTTTACTGATCATGGTAAATCATTAATTGATTTTGCCGGACCTGGGGGTTCTGCGGGATTATTGGTTATTGATGGTTTTGGTGGCAATTGTACTCTTAACGGTACCTTTGTAAGTCTTACAAGACCTTGCTGGGCATTTGATATGGTATTTAGTACTATCAGGGGAACAACCAATGGTAGTTATGGTTGGGCTCAAGGTACCTCCATGTCAGCACCCGCTGCGGCAGGAGTTGCAGCGCTTATTATTCAAGCTAATGGCGGACAAGCGACACCTGCCCAAGTCAGATCAAGGATGTTACAATCTGCTTCTGACCTAGGCACACCGGGACAGGATGAATTTTATGGTTTTGGTTATATAAATGCTGCCAGAGCTGCTGGACTAAATGAATAA